A stretch of the Streptosporangium sp. NBC_01755 genome encodes the following:
- a CDS encoding cupin domain-containing protein, which produces MPEILVPEPADLTRMITAAGAFSVPTGDVQLSPDELEPDQILAGSPRVSSIELWSSPDGKQSRGIWEITPGTVGDVERDEMFVVLSGRATLEVDGGAALELVPGSVCLLAEGAKTVWIVHETLRKVYHSMG; this is translated from the coding sequence ATGCCCGAGATTCTCGTCCCCGAGCCCGCCGACCTGACCCGAATGATCACCGCTGCCGGGGCGTTCTCCGTCCCCACCGGTGACGTACAACTCTCACCCGACGAGCTGGAACCCGACCAGATCCTGGCGGGCTCCCCGCGCGTTTCGTCCATCGAGCTGTGGTCCTCGCCGGACGGCAAGCAGAGCCGGGGCATCTGGGAGATCACGCCGGGGACCGTGGGCGATGTGGAACGTGACGAGATGTTCGTGGTTCTGTCCGGCCGCGCCACGCTGGAGGTCGACGGGGGTGCCGCCCTCGAACTCGTCCCCGGCTCGGTCTGCCTGCTCGCCGAGGGGGCCAAGACCGTCTGGATCGTCCACGAGACCCTGCGCAAGGTGTATCACAGCATGGGCTGA
- a CDS encoding DUF6597 domain-containing transcriptional factor, which yields MYREWAPDSRIAARVACVWINEATTVMATGTTQLVVPDGCVDLIWGPGGAQVAGPDTGPKTVRMSPGDRYIGIRFRPGAAGGVFGVPLDSLRDLRVPLSELEPLRELSELAPCTGRPSEPVAAVVQRALAVRLRAASRPDPAASAIAAALLAGRSVREVAWDLGLGERQLLRRSLRAFGYGPKTLQRVVRFQRALRLARRGVAAAEVAVASGYADQAHMANEVRRLAGMPLGRLIGRSDDGY from the coding sequence ATGTATCGCGAGTGGGCCCCGGACTCCCGCATCGCCGCGCGGGTGGCCTGCGTGTGGATCAATGAGGCGACCACCGTCATGGCCACGGGCACGACCCAGCTGGTCGTACCCGACGGCTGTGTGGATCTGATCTGGGGTCCGGGGGGAGCACAGGTCGCGGGTCCCGACACCGGCCCGAAAACCGTCCGGATGTCGCCAGGCGACCGCTACATCGGGATCCGGTTCAGGCCGGGCGCGGCGGGCGGGGTGTTCGGCGTGCCGCTCGACAGCCTGCGTGACCTGCGGGTACCGCTGTCCGAGCTGGAACCGCTCAGGGAACTGTCCGAGCTGGCCCCTTGCACGGGGCGTCCGTCGGAGCCGGTCGCCGCCGTCGTACAACGGGCTCTGGCCGTACGACTGCGCGCGGCGTCCAGACCCGATCCCGCCGCGTCGGCGATCGCCGCGGCACTGCTGGCGGGGCGGAGTGTCAGGGAGGTGGCCTGGGATCTGGGGCTCGGTGAGCGGCAGCTTCTGCGCCGGTCCCTGCGGGCTTTCGGGTACGGCCCGAAGACGCTGCAGCGGGTGGTCAGGTTCCAGCGGGCACTGCGGCTGGCCAGGCGCGGCGTCGCGGCGGCCGAGGTCGCCGTGGCCAGCGGGTACGCCGACCAGGCCCATATGGCGAACGAGGTGCGGCGGCTGGCTGGGATGCCCTTGGGCCGGCTGATCGGACGGTCGGACGACGGGTACTAG
- a CDS encoding TetR/AcrR family transcriptional regulator — MKQHFSSVWTREPRTTKSPGLGRAQIVREAMALLDSEGLDALSMRRLGARLGSGATSIYWHVANKDELLELVLDEVYGELTVLDVQETTWRNSAASFAYSMRQILFTHPWVINLIGTVPGIGPNAILLMTRLVATFDHAGFRGLDQDYAASTLMAYVAGVTTPELSWRTMMERTGLDSNELNSALQPAVEKAAAGHPDLAARYIEFRNIDVDTTRALNFEFGLTCLLDGLEARLNRAAQAPAPTREDGVAGPLS; from the coding sequence GTGAAACAGCACTTCAGCTCCGTCTGGACACGCGAGCCGCGCACCACCAAGAGCCCGGGGCTCGGCCGCGCCCAGATCGTGCGAGAGGCGATGGCACTGCTCGACAGCGAAGGGCTGGACGCGCTGAGCATGCGCCGCCTGGGCGCCAGGCTCGGCTCGGGGGCCACCAGCATCTACTGGCACGTGGCCAACAAGGACGAACTGCTGGAACTGGTCCTCGACGAGGTCTACGGCGAGCTCACGGTCCTGGACGTCCAGGAGACCACCTGGCGCAACTCCGCGGCCTCCTTCGCCTACAGCATGCGCCAGATACTCTTCACGCACCCCTGGGTGATCAACCTCATCGGGACCGTCCCCGGCATCGGCCCCAACGCGATACTGCTGATGACCCGGCTGGTCGCCACCTTCGACCACGCCGGCTTCCGCGGCCTCGACCAGGACTACGCGGCCTCGACGCTCATGGCCTACGTGGCCGGGGTCACCACGCCCGAGCTCTCCTGGCGGACCATGATGGAACGGACGGGCCTCGACTCCAACGAGCTGAACTCGGCACTCCAGCCGGCGGTGGAGAAGGCCGCGGCCGGCCACCCCGATCTGGCCGCCCGCTACATCGAGTTCAGGAACATCGACGTCGACACCACCAGGGCACTCAACTTCGAGTTCGGCCTTACCTGCCTCCTCGACGGCCTGGAGGCCCGGCTGAACCGCGCGGCCCAGGCTCCGGCGCCGACCCGCGAAGACGGTGTCGCGGGCCCGTTGTCGTAA
- a CDS encoding PhzF family phenazine biosynthesis protein has protein sequence MTNTVEILRYTAFTHDPEGGNPAGIVLDAAGLSDQEMLAVAAEVGYYERLKALMIREDWTTVNLFWQENDERFHTRNPFPVGGVVEDPATGAAAAAFGGYLRTIGSGSSEFTVIQGVAMGRPSTLKVSIASADGRSRVSGGAVAMEIV, from the coding sequence GTGACGAACACTGTGGAAATCCTGCGCTACACGGCCTTCACTCATGATCCCGAGGGGGGAAACCCCGCCGGGATCGTCCTCGACGCGGCCGGGCTCTCCGACCAGGAGATGCTCGCCGTCGCCGCCGAGGTCGGATACTACGAGCGGCTGAAGGCGTTGATGATCCGCGAGGACTGGACGACGGTGAACCTGTTCTGGCAGGAGAACGACGAGCGGTTCCACACCCGCAACCCGTTCCCTGTCGGGGGCGTCGTGGAGGACCCGGCCACCGGGGCCGCGGCCGCCGCCTTCGGTGGCTACCTGCGCACCATCGGCTCCGGCTCCTCGGAGTTCACGGTCATCCAGGGAGTGGCCATGGGGCGGCCCAGCACACTGAAGGTCTCGATCGCCTCGGCTGACGGCCGGAGCCGGGTGAGTGGCGGAGCGGTGGCGATGGAGATCGTCTGA
- a CDS encoding PucR family transcriptional regulator encodes MLPTVADVLALDTVRRGNPQVVAGADRLDSRVRWVHVGEVTDIAHLLRGGELVLTTGIALPDDPGKLANYVAELAAVGASGLIVELGRKFIGELPHAVINAAEVHGLPLVTLAMETPFVQITESVHARIIDIQLEELRASEQLHEVFTELSVEGASPARVLGQVTRLSGRPAMLENLAHQVLACDTAGHDTGTLLAGWETRSRAVAPQPRTAYDATSGWLVTVVGARGQDWGRLILLCDTEPSPRDIVLAERAATTLALGRLLERHQESLERQAHGTIITGILTHAYADPEEAAARARAVGVPLTGRRLMSVVLRLTEAAEKPLDGQEQLAQLAELGDTAAAACREARLPALIGALDQNRVGVLLPLPPRVLPESALTLLADHLRGAFTTPFVLAAGSVVESVRDVRRSFLEAEQVADVAVRQPDGRAFYRLPDLRLRGLLHLLRDDARLQTFAERELGPLLAHDAQRGGDLTRILRVYLNAGRNKALAAQRAHLSRPAFYDRLHRLERVLDTDLDDVESCLSLHVALLALESFRRDNPRP; translated from the coding sequence GTGCTCCCTACTGTCGCCGACGTCCTCGCCCTGGACACCGTCCGCCGGGGCAATCCACAGGTCGTAGCGGGGGCCGACCGGTTGGACAGCCGGGTGCGCTGGGTGCACGTGGGCGAGGTCACCGATATCGCCCACCTGCTACGCGGGGGCGAACTCGTGCTCACCACCGGTATAGCCCTCCCTGACGACCCCGGCAAGCTCGCCAACTATGTCGCCGAACTGGCCGCCGTGGGCGCGTCAGGGCTGATCGTGGAGCTGGGCCGCAAGTTCATCGGGGAGTTACCCCATGCCGTGATCAACGCCGCCGAGGTGCACGGCCTGCCCCTGGTGACCCTGGCCATGGAGACGCCGTTCGTGCAGATCACCGAGTCGGTGCACGCCCGGATCATCGACATCCAGCTGGAGGAGCTCCGCGCCTCCGAGCAACTGCACGAGGTCTTCACCGAGCTGTCGGTCGAGGGCGCCTCCCCCGCCAGGGTGCTCGGCCAGGTCACCCGGCTGTCCGGGCGCCCCGCGATGCTGGAGAACCTTGCCCATCAGGTCCTGGCATGCGACACCGCCGGGCACGACACCGGCACGCTACTGGCCGGCTGGGAGACCCGCTCCCGCGCGGTGGCACCCCAGCCGCGCACCGCCTACGACGCGACCTCCGGCTGGCTGGTCACCGTGGTCGGCGCCCGGGGGCAGGACTGGGGCCGTCTGATCCTGCTCTGCGACACCGAGCCCAGCCCGCGCGACATCGTGCTCGCCGAACGCGCCGCGACCACCCTCGCCCTGGGCCGCCTGCTGGAACGCCACCAGGAGTCACTGGAACGTCAGGCACACGGCACGATCATCACCGGAATCCTGACCCACGCGTACGCGGACCCGGAGGAGGCGGCGGCCCGCGCCCGCGCGGTCGGCGTGCCGCTCACCGGTCGCAGGCTCATGAGCGTGGTGCTGCGTCTGACCGAGGCGGCGGAGAAGCCGCTGGACGGCCAGGAGCAGCTCGCCCAGCTCGCCGAGCTGGGCGACACGGCCGCCGCCGCCTGCCGCGAGGCCCGCCTTCCCGCCCTGATCGGCGCCCTGGACCAGAATCGGGTCGGTGTCCTACTCCCCCTGCCACCGCGTGTCCTCCCCGAGTCCGCGCTGACCTTGCTCGCCGACCACCTGCGCGGGGCCTTCACGACCCCCTTCGTCCTCGCCGCCGGCTCCGTGGTCGAGTCGGTCCGCGACGTGCGGCGGAGTTTCCTGGAGGCCGAGCAGGTCGCCGACGTGGCCGTCAGGCAACCTGACGGCCGCGCTTTCTACCGGCTTCCCGACCTCCGGCTGAGGGGCCTGCTCCACCTCCTGCGTGACGACGCCCGGCTGCAGACCTTCGCCGAGCGCGAGCTTGGCCCGCTGCTCGCCCACGACGCCCAGCGCGGCGGCGATCTCACCAGGATCCTCCGGGTCTACCTCAACGCGGGCCGTAACAAGGCCCTCGCCGCGCAGAGAGCGCATCTGTCACGCCCCGCCTTCTACGACCGTCTCCACAGGTTGGAACGCGTCCTCGACACCGATCTGGACGATGTCGAGTCCTGTCTCTCCCTCCATGTCGCCCTTCTGGCGCTGGAATCCTTTCGGAGAGACAATCCCCGCCCCTGA
- a CDS encoding MFS transporter, whose translation MKSNAVRVERDPRRWWILGVLCLSLLVLVVDNTVLNLAIPALMVDLGATPADIQWIIDAYVLVFAGLLLTSGSLSDRYGRKRFLIIGLVLFGGASLVAVLVTEPWHLIGARALMGVGGSILMPSTLSILITVFDEEERRKAIAAWSAVAMVGVIAGPTLGGFLLEHYWWGSIFLLNVPVAIVAVIAAVLLMPESRGPARRLDPVGVVLSTVGMSALVYVVISAPTAGWSSAESLAAAGVAVVALGAFVIWELRSDHPMLPLELFRDRNFSGASFSIVLMSFGTGALLLMLTQYLQFVLGYGPMQAGLALLPYAVAAALFNGVGAGLGQKVSNRVLVAVGLAVMASGFGVLAFMTADTGYGTLITGLMLMGVGGGLAGPAAYATLMGAVPPAHAGVGSALNDTVQQVGMALSIAVLGSVLAGVYTSSMPADAPAAARRSIGEALRLGDPGVIGTAREAFVSAMSFGSWVGLAFTLAAATLAFLVLRPAPVATAVSDTDLVKAEG comes from the coding sequence GTGAAATCGAACGCTGTACGAGTCGAACGCGATCCGAGGCGCTGGTGGATCCTCGGAGTGCTCTGTCTGAGCCTGCTGGTCCTGGTGGTGGACAACACGGTCCTGAACCTGGCCATCCCGGCCCTGATGGTCGACCTGGGAGCCACTCCCGCGGACATTCAGTGGATCATCGACGCCTACGTCCTGGTCTTCGCCGGGCTACTGCTCACCTCGGGCAGCCTGTCGGACCGTTACGGCCGTAAGCGTTTCCTGATCATCGGCCTGGTGCTGTTCGGCGGCGCCTCGCTGGTCGCCGTGCTGGTCACCGAACCCTGGCACCTGATCGGCGCCCGCGCGCTGATGGGCGTCGGCGGCTCCATCCTGATGCCGAGCACCCTGTCGATCCTGATCACCGTCTTCGACGAGGAGGAGCGCCGTAAGGCGATCGCCGCGTGGAGCGCGGTGGCCATGGTCGGTGTGATCGCCGGTCCCACGTTGGGCGGTTTCCTGCTGGAACACTACTGGTGGGGATCGATCTTCCTGCTCAACGTGCCCGTCGCGATCGTCGCCGTCATCGCGGCGGTGCTGCTGATGCCCGAGTCACGCGGTCCGGCCAGGCGGCTCGACCCGGTCGGCGTGGTGCTGTCCACGGTCGGCATGAGCGCACTGGTCTACGTGGTCATCTCCGCGCCGACGGCGGGCTGGAGTTCGGCGGAGTCGCTGGCCGCCGCGGGTGTGGCGGTGGTCGCGCTGGGGGCGTTCGTGATCTGGGAGCTCAGGTCGGACCACCCGATGCTCCCGCTGGAGCTGTTTCGCGACCGGAACTTCAGCGGCGCCTCGTTCTCGATCGTGCTGATGTCGTTCGGCACGGGCGCGCTGCTGCTGATGCTCACCCAGTACCTGCAGTTCGTGCTGGGCTACGGTCCCATGCAGGCCGGTCTCGCGCTGCTGCCGTACGCCGTGGCCGCCGCGCTGTTCAACGGGGTCGGCGCCGGGCTGGGACAGAAGGTCAGCAACCGGGTGCTGGTCGCCGTCGGCCTCGCCGTGATGGCGTCCGGCTTCGGGGTACTCGCCTTCATGACCGCCGACACCGGGTACGGCACGTTGATCACCGGTCTCATGCTCATGGGAGTCGGCGGGGGGCTGGCGGGTCCCGCGGCCTACGCGACGCTGATGGGCGCGGTGCCGCCCGCGCACGCCGGTGTCGGGTCGGCGCTCAACGACACGGTCCAGCAGGTCGGCATGGCGCTGAGCATCGCCGTGCTGGGCAGCGTGCTGGCCGGGGTCTACACCTCGTCGATGCCCGCGGACGCCCCGGCCGCCGCCAGGAGGTCGATCGGGGAGGCGCTGAGGCTGGGGGATCCGGGGGTGATCGGGACCGCGCGCGAGGCGTTCGTCTCCGCCATGTCGTTCGGCTCCTGGGTGGGTCTCGCCTTCACCCTGGCCGCCGCCACGCTGGCGTTCCTGGTGCTGCGGCCCGCACCTGTGGCCACGGCCGTTTCGGACACCGACCTGGTGAAGGCCGAGGGCTGA
- a CDS encoding AI-2E family transporter, giving the protein MTDQRVLPRALVVLLCTAGAVVTLAGIKEIDSIVGPTLLALVLVLAVSPVRTRLHKHGAPGWVLVAVPLVIVLLVLLGMVAILTVAIAQTAVLVPTYDKQFNQLVHEAQQLAARLGIGTQQINEAISSFYPGKIIAFAQEVLSGLVGAFSSFVLIVVLLLAMCLDAQAFSRILAMGAAHRPLLVNALHHFSREVRRYLLVSTGFGLICSVLDVAALWILDVPLPLLWGVLALITNYVPNIGFVLGLLPPALLGLLSGGLETMIFVIIAYILINFVVQSLIQPKYLGDAVGLSTTLTFISLILWTFLLGPLGALLAIPLSLLARALLIDSDPDGEWAAALISGNVPEDEQPAVGQDQEKPSDQRDQEKPSDKQDQGKPSDKDGRGSPPP; this is encoded by the coding sequence ATGACGGACCAGAGAGTGTTGCCCAGGGCACTCGTCGTGCTTCTCTGCACCGCAGGTGCCGTGGTCACCCTCGCGGGCATCAAGGAAATCGACTCGATCGTCGGACCGACGCTGCTGGCCCTGGTCCTGGTGCTGGCGGTCTCCCCGGTCAGAACCCGGCTCCACAAGCACGGTGCTCCTGGGTGGGTACTAGTCGCCGTCCCCCTGGTGATCGTGCTGCTGGTACTCCTGGGCATGGTGGCGATCCTGACCGTGGCGATCGCACAGACGGCGGTCCTCGTGCCCACCTACGACAAACAGTTCAACCAGCTCGTTCACGAGGCCCAGCAGCTGGCGGCCAGGCTCGGCATCGGCACACAGCAGATAAACGAGGCGATCAGTTCCTTCTACCCCGGAAAGATCATCGCGTTTGCACAGGAAGTCCTCAGCGGGCTGGTGGGGGCGTTCTCCAGCTTCGTTCTGATCGTCGTCCTGCTCCTGGCCATGTGCCTGGACGCGCAGGCGTTCTCCCGGATTCTCGCCATGGGGGCGGCGCACAGGCCCCTACTCGTCAATGCGCTTCATCACTTCAGCCGTGAGGTCCGCCGTTATCTTCTGGTCTCGACGGGGTTCGGGCTGATCTGTTCCGTGCTGGACGTGGCCGCGCTCTGGATTCTCGACGTACCGCTCCCCCTCCTCTGGGGCGTGCTGGCACTGATCACCAACTACGTTCCCAACATCGGCTTCGTGCTGGGACTGCTGCCGCCCGCCCTGCTCGGCCTCCTGTCAGGCGGGCTCGAAACCATGATCTTCGTGATCATCGCCTACATATTGATCAACTTCGTGGTGCAGTCGCTGATACAGCCCAAGTACCTCGGCGACGCCGTCGGCCTGTCCACGACTCTGACCTTCATCTCGCTCATCCTGTGGACGTTCCTGCTCGGCCCGCTGGGCGCGCTGCTGGCCATCCCGCTCAGCCTGCTGGCCCGCGCGCTGCTGATCGACAGCGATCCCGACGGCGAGTGGGCCGCCGCTCTCATCTCCGGGAACGTCCCCGAGGACGAGCAGCCGGCGGTAGGGCAGGACCAGGAAAAGCCCTCAGACCAGCGGGATCAGGAAAAACCCTCGGACAAGCAGGATCAGGGAAAGCCCTCGGACAAGGACGGGAGAGGATCTCCTCCGCCGTAG
- a CDS encoding phosphodiester glycosidase family protein, producing MSRRLVAGFTALALTATAIPAEAEQASSGFPSSAFPLGVSMATVKNQQRVAPGIDLFSVKHGKSTQGWTVSALMPNSHDNGRLDTAQTVAEAVEAAGFTPSILRIMQPAAADAPAVERYMVRIGLWSFGKRAEADKVVKELKEQGIRAKTDYLGDDGTETTGPWDMRVLMIDSKVFKGSFKTSVGKSVAKRESTGSMSKLTGAIAGVNGGFFNIHTAKALQGDPVGVSVVGGRLLSEAVPGRSGLVITQGRKARITELRTQVTAISSDGTKAEVNGINRAAGTDELVLYTEEFGSKTATDGGIEVVIDAQGQVVKVRQAGGIVARGTSVLHGTGLAAVWLQEHAQGTWMKLDTKVIDLRTQRAIPLTPDTYIMGGGVGLVRNGRVRITAAADGHASINMMLRRHPRTMVGVNKSGGLILATVDGRNPGISVGASMVEAAQLMRWLGAKQAINFDGGGSSVMVVGHKPVNRPSDGAERTVGDALFITP from the coding sequence ATGTCGCGACGTCTTGTCGCCGGATTCACGGCCCTGGCACTCACCGCCACAGCGATTCCCGCTGAGGCCGAACAGGCGAGTTCGGGGTTTCCCTCCTCCGCGTTCCCACTGGGTGTGAGCATGGCCACGGTGAAAAACCAGCAGCGTGTGGCACCGGGCATTGATCTTTTCAGCGTGAAGCACGGCAAGTCCACCCAGGGCTGGACAGTCTCCGCCCTCATGCCCAACAGCCACGACAACGGCCGCCTGGACACCGCTCAGACGGTCGCCGAGGCCGTGGAGGCGGCGGGGTTCACTCCCAGCATCCTGCGGATCATGCAGCCCGCCGCAGCGGACGCCCCGGCCGTGGAGCGATACATGGTCAGGATCGGCCTGTGGTCATTCGGCAAGCGAGCCGAGGCCGACAAGGTCGTGAAGGAACTCAAGGAGCAGGGCATCCGGGCCAAGACCGACTATCTCGGCGACGACGGCACCGAGACCACCGGCCCATGGGACATGCGCGTGCTGATGATCGACTCGAAGGTGTTCAAGGGATCCTTCAAGACAAGCGTCGGCAAGAGCGTGGCCAAGCGCGAGAGCACCGGCTCGATGTCGAAACTGACCGGCGCCATCGCCGGGGTCAACGGCGGCTTCTTCAACATCCACACCGCCAAGGCCCTTCAGGGCGACCCGGTCGGTGTCTCCGTGGTGGGCGGCAGGCTGCTCAGTGAGGCCGTGCCCGGACGCAGCGGCCTCGTCATCACCCAGGGCCGCAAGGCCCGGATCACCGAGCTGCGGACCCAGGTCACCGCGATCTCCTCAGACGGTACGAAGGCCGAGGTCAACGGCATCAACCGGGCCGCCGGAACCGACGAGCTCGTCCTCTACACCGAGGAGTTCGGCAGCAAGACGGCCACCGACGGCGGCATCGAGGTCGTCATCGACGCCCAGGGCCAGGTCGTCAAGGTCCGCCAGGCCGGCGGCATCGTCGCCCGGGGCACCTCCGTGCTCCACGGCACCGGCCTGGCGGCCGTCTGGCTCCAGGAACACGCACAGGGGACATGGATGAAGCTGGACACCAAGGTCATCGACCTGCGGACGCAGCGGGCGATACCGCTCACCCCGGATACCTACATCATGGGCGGCGGGGTCGGGCTGGTCCGGAACGGCCGGGTGCGCATCACCGCGGCGGCCGACGGACATGCCTCGATCAACATGATGCTCCGGCGCCACCCACGCACGATGGTAGGTGTCAACAAGTCGGGCGGGCTGATCCTGGCCACAGTCGACGGACGCAACCCGGGTATCTCCGTGGGGGCCTCGATGGTGGAGGCTGCCCAGCTGATGCGGTGGCTGGGCGCCAAGCAGGCCATCAACTTCGATGGCGGCGGCTCCAGCGTGATGGTCGTCGGCCACAAGCCCGTCAACCGGCCCTCGGACGGCGCGGAGCGGACCGTGGGCGACGCTCTCTTCATCACGCCCTGA